DNA sequence from the Oreochromis niloticus isolate F11D_XX linkage group LG8, O_niloticus_UMD_NMBU, whole genome shotgun sequence genome:
ACACGAGTTCTTGTTGGATCAAACAAGGACCATTTGAGGTTATACACATCTATAGTTTATGGACTGTTCTGGTGTCTGTGTCATACTTGGCCACAGCAGTGAAGGCCAGATCTACATTGACCCCTGTCTTGGCACTTGTCTCCATGAAAGGAACTGAATACTCCTGAACACACAAAGAGAGCACAACACAGTAAGTAGCAGATTAAATGCTAccagttgtgtttttaaagcagtaaataaaaatactcaCTCTGGCCAGCCTCTCTCCTTCATCTCTCCTGATCGCTCGGTCACTGCTCATATCGGCCTGATAAACACACGTTACATTAGGATTTTAGGAAAGACTTGGTGCAGAAAAATAAACGCATTTAAACTACTAAGTGCAAAAACAATGTACATCTTGATACAGCTAATTGTTTAAAGCTGAACAAAACCATGCACAGGTATGAGTATGTACATTTTTAGACTTTATAATATACAAGATAATCAATCAGGCTATTTCTAAAGGCAAACATATCTTGTGgaattttcagtgtttgctaccACTATTCAATGTTGAAGAGTAGAGCATGTAATAAAACTAGTAGTCTAACTCGTTTATAGTAGTTTGCTTGTAGTTCAGATACTTATACACAGAGTGATTGAAgtagttttttgtgtttctgttttttgtggggacttgtaaatataatatataacaaAATGTGATACAGCATCATATATGTTACATATAGCTTTTTTGAGTTTCATTACTACTAAGCTACCTACGATGTGGCGAAACTCACATTTTCATCATTGCATTCATATTCTTACATATATAACCTGACACTCGAACTCAAAGCAGCCCCATCAATTTGCTATAAATCTTTTAAAACTCTTTTAAATTATCTTTAAAATATCCCCTGATCCAGAAACCGCTCTTTCTTCAGCACAGATCACATCCTTCTTTTGCACTTTTTGCTCCACATGCTAAGCTTCTCAAACAATTTCCTCTTACCTTGTTGCCCAGCAACATGATGACTACATTGCTCTGTGCATACTCGTGGATCTCTGTTAACCATGCCTGAAGCAAGAGacatacaaacacactcatACATAAATCTTTAACTGTagcacattttcatattttcccAGCGTGCAAACACAGACTTACTCTAATGTTGTCAAAAGATGATTTGCTGGTGATGTCATACAACAGGAGCAAAGCTTTGGaaagaaaaccaacaaaaactGAGTGCCAATGTAACACCTGTGATGCTGTGATATGGATTAGGGTTTGTATCGCCTCACcgtgtgcatctctgtaatacGCATGTGTCACACTTCTGAACCTTTCCTGTCCTGCTGTGTCCCAtatctgaaacagaaaagaactGGCCTGTTTCCACTTGGCTACTTCTTATTTTTCACTTATAATGGTGATGCCCAAGAGGAAACCAGCCAGTACTCTAAAAATAGAGTGCTATTGTGTAAGCACATCAACTTTGCACTGGAACTGATTTACTTACTGACCTGCAGTTTGACCTTTACGTTATCCACAGTCACCACTTTATTCTGAGAGAGGCAGAAACAGAATAACAATACGAGCTGCTAGTAggacaaattaaaaatgcaaagtaCAAAGACAAGCTATCTATGTTTGTAGATAGTTTTGGCTTTATGTCTTCAGATTTTGAAATATATGTTTAATGAGAGAAGCAATGTACAACTACCTTAAACCTCCATTCCTTATAATggtcagcagggggcgactcatGTTGCAAAAATAAGTCACAATGTATAGAAACTTATGGGAAAGAAAACCCCCCCACTTGCTTCATTTAATACTATATTAAATAGTTGCAAACTTCAgaattgtttaaaataaatgaccATATTGCCAACATATTTCTAAATTTCACCATTTAAGATTTCAGTGGGGTGGTTCTAATTACATTCTCATGTCATTAATGTAGATAGTATTAAAGATAGATGTAGCTTTAAGGCCTGGAAAGTGATACCTGTAGGTGCAAAGAGACATCTAAGTCCTATGACTATAAGGAAATGTTTCCCTGGCTCTGACATCCTATATTGAATAATCTGCTTGGCCCATTTTGTAAATTTTCATCAATCAAGTGATAAGTTTCACAAAGGAGGATACTCCCGGTGAATTACTTTTCAATTACAAGTCATTAGCCAATGAGAACCATCCCTTTCTCATCACATTgggtttcaaaacaccaagacaGAAAGGGTCATCTTGAGGCTTGATAATAGGAACTTACAAACCAATGAGTGACGTTACAGTAGCTACTGCCTGTGGTCATTACAACCTCTCTTTCTGCATTGATTTTAATGGCACCGAGTGGCAAATGTGAATCATCAGCTTTTTATCAAAATGAGCCCATTCTAAAGAGTATTCATTTGCAGATTATACATATAAGATGTATAAtctgcatatatatataaaactgagacagactggtgacctgtccagggtgtaccccacctctcacaCAATGACATTTAGGTTGCCTCCTCCCACACTGCTAATGTCTGAAATGCCAGAGGCAAATTTAAAAACATGGATAAATAAAAGCCAGTCCAATTTCATTTCATTCCATGCACTCACTGTGAATCCGATGCCCACTGTGGCAGAGAACGAGCCAGGGATGAACTTGCCCTGATCAAACTGCACCAGCAGAGATGTCTTCCCCACACCACTGTCCCCAACCAGGATTGTCTGTAGGAAAACACATAAAATCCCACAGTTAAGTTTCTTACCTCTAAATATATGGTCTAAGTATATGGTAGAGGCATGAGGAGTAAGCTGTGGTGACCCTTAGTGATACGGGAGCAACAGGAAGTAGCCTGGCTGCAGTCTCAATTGGCCTTGAAAATCTCTTTATGGTTGAATACTTGCAATCATTTCATAATTTTCAGTTGTGAGTCAACAGCTGTGTCATGGTCGACATTTCTGTTTTCCAAGCAGcacagatatttttcttttctaagaGCTTGGCAGTGTACCACTATTACCGCATGACTCACAAGCCAGAGGAGATAACCTTCAAGACAATGAAATCAATGAAAGGCAGCATTCACACATCCAACTTAGTCACCAGGACCATCGGTCAATATTTCATTGTCTACTGGGTTTTAATTTCAGTCACACCAGGGTACCCACCACCTCCACACCCACAAAGTGTCCTTCAACTGTGGCAGATTAAGTAAGTGCGACACAGTCAAGCTGTTCTCTGCTCTCTTAAAGGAGCGATCTAGGAGTTTTGATGCAGGCTATGTGGCTTTTATCTTGTGACAGCCAAATGACTACATTTTATCCTGTAGTGAAAGTCTAAATATTATTGCCAGAAGAAAAATGCAGTAAATAATGCAGTAAGCCACAAGAATGATGGATTTCTTCAATCATTATTTGTTTAAGGAAGGTAAAATGTGGTTAAGTTTGGGAAGAGACAACTAAAAGAAGGACTGTAGATTGTAAAGACAGGCAATGAAAAGACCtatgtttgaatgtttgttCTTGAAAGCTTTAAAAATCGCAAGAAGGCTAAACCTACATTTTTTAAGCATAGGTTAGGGTATATTGGCTACATATAAGTTTTGaataaaatatatgtaaatattttgGTAACCCTTTGCAAGGCAAAGGAAATACCATCTTTAAGAAACTCAGTGCCGAAATCAATGCCAATCTTTGTTCTTTGCCAAATTCACCTTCTTTCCTCACTGTGGCACCAGGGTAGTTCTTCATTTACA
Encoded proteins:
- the LOC100707685 gene encoding ras-related protein Rab-37; this encodes MERMESMEPISAYYTTAYPEIQPDSTYGSRETTESQAMTPPPPTYDEELVHKTILVGDSGVGKTSLLVQFDQGKFIPGSFSATVGIGFTNKVVTVDNVKVKLQIWDTAGQERFRSVTHAYYRDAHALLLLYDITSKSSFDNIRAWLTEIHEYAQSNVVIMLLGNKADMSSDRAIRRDEGERLAREYSVPFMETSAKTGVNVDLAFTAVAKELKHRAIQHPSEPKFQIHEYIEAQKEKSGCCSYF